Proteins found in one Candidatus Methylomirabilis lanthanidiphila genomic segment:
- a CDS encoding Putative helicase, which translates to MDLVEQSRQNESTPLDNDFARLADLIRQIQVPYRELVERAINDPSCWTRFCRAPASTDHHHAHVGGLLRHTIEVMEFGIKPLPLLPVKVNPSLLLTAGLFHDLGKIDAYTEHAPYALTPLGKAWGHQVLGLRGTSCRCWSTLRPCPLRPEVGCFPRSA; encoded by the coding sequence ATGGATCTGGTCGAGCAGAGCCGCCAGAATGAGTCTACGCCCCTGGACAACGACTTCGCCCGGCTCGCTGATCTTATCAGACAGATTCAGGTCCCCTACCGGGAGCTCGTGGAACGGGCCATCAATGATCCATCGTGTTGGACGAGGTTCTGCCGCGCCCCGGCGTCTACCGACCACCACCATGCCCACGTCGGGGGGCTCTTGCGTCACACGATCGAGGTAATGGAGTTTGGGATCAAACCGCTGCCGCTGCTGCCGGTTAAGGTAAACCCCAGTCTGCTGCTGACGGCCGGGCTCTTTCACGATCTGGGTAAGATCGACGCCTACACGGAACATGCCCCCTACGCGCTCACCCCGTTGGGGAAGGCATGGGGACATCAGGTGCTCGGGCTCCGCGGTACCTCTTGCCGCTGCTGGAGCACACTCCGTCCCTGCCCCCTGAGGCCGGAGGTCGGCTGCTTTCCGCGCTCCGCCTGA
- a CDS encoding cell division protein Fic: MFLPYDATAVLDLTEELNRWKTQLDYRGPVPRTWAGRLRRDLEAEAVAASTSMEGVPVTVEEVRHILVGDRPAQTREEDAALVRGYRDAMSFVLRRADDAAFRWDRELLVGLHDRILAGHWGAGAGRFRTGVAHLVDNRTGQLVFQPPAAEEVPELVDRACASIDRGLEHPAIGAAWIHVAIAAIHPFTDGNGRAARVVASLAMYRGGFKLPEFTSLEEWWGRHLSDYYASFHCLGAAFDPTADVTPFIRAHLEAQLHQVRALDLRERVQHRIWTAIEEAVTAAGLDPRLANAVWDAFFGRSVTPRYYRPLADVSVATATKDLAMAVAAGLLRPVGRARSRTYQAGEALYARIGAALGVPVAESGEPARGTIIGELTKRVASERPR, translated from the coding sequence ATGTTCCTGCCATACGACGCGACAGCCGTCCTCGATCTGACCGAGGAACTCAACCGCTGGAAAACCCAGCTCGACTACCGGGGTCCGGTGCCCCGGACATGGGCTGGTCGTCTTCGCCGCGATCTCGAGGCGGAGGCTGTTGCTGCGTCCACCTCGATGGAAGGAGTCCCGGTCACGGTCGAAGAGGTGCGCCACATCCTCGTCGGCGACCGCCCCGCGCAGACGCGCGAAGAGGACGCGGCCCTCGTCCGCGGGTACCGTGATGCGATGAGCTTCGTCCTGCGCCGCGCCGACGATGCGGCGTTCAGGTGGGATCGCGAGCTTCTCGTTGGTCTGCATGATCGCATCCTCGCCGGCCACTGGGGTGCGGGCGCCGGTCGGTTCCGAACCGGGGTGGCGCATCTCGTCGACAATCGCACCGGTCAGCTCGTGTTTCAGCCGCCGGCTGCTGAGGAGGTCCCCGAACTCGTCGATCGCGCGTGTGCCTCCATCGACAGGGGACTGGAGCATCCTGCCATCGGTGCCGCATGGATCCACGTGGCGATTGCTGCGATTCATCCGTTCACGGACGGGAACGGCCGCGCTGCACGCGTCGTCGCCTCGCTGGCGATGTACCGTGGGGGTTTCAAGCTACCCGAATTTACCTCGCTCGAAGAATGGTGGGGACGCCACCTGTCCGACTACTATGCGAGCTTCCACTGTCTGGGAGCGGCCTTCGACCCGACGGCCGATGTGACGCCCTTCATCCGAGCGCACCTGGAGGCCCAGCTTCATCAGGTGCGGGCGCTTGACCTGCGGGAACGTGTGCAGCATAGGATTTGGACGGCGATCGAAGAGGCGGTCACGGCTGCGGGCCTCGATCCGCGCCTGGCCAACGCCGTATGGGATGCCTTCTTTGGCCGGAGCGTGACCCCCCGGTACTACCGGCCCCTCGCGGATGTGAGCGTGGCGACGGCAACGAAGGATCTCGCCATGGCCGTCGCCGCCGGTCTGCTGCGGCCGGTCGGCCGGGCGAGGTCCCGCACCTATCAGGCAGGCGAGGCACTGTACGCGCGAATCGGTGCAGCCCTCGGCGTCCCAGTCGCAGAGTCTGGCGAGCCGGCGCGTGGGACGATCATCGGCGAACTCACGAAGCGGGTGGCGTCGGAACGGCCACGGTAG
- a CDS encoding Plasmid stabilization system: MASYHVDFKPSVYKDFRRLPESVVERVMKRIEQLKDEPLPHGVEKLETAERLYRIRISDYHIVYEVEMLVRQVMIHYVRHRREAYRAL; the protein is encoded by the coding sequence ATGGCATCCTATCACGTTGACTTCAAGCCATCCGTTTACAAAGATTTCCGCCGTTTACCCGAGTCGGTCGTTGAGCGGGTGATGAAAAGGATTGAGCAATTGAAAGACGAACCCTTGCCTCACGGTGTAGAGAAATTGGAAACCGCCGAACGCCTTTATCGCATTCGGATTAGCGATTATCACATCGTCTATGAAGTTGAAATGCTGGTACGGCAAGTCATGATACACTACGTGCGACATCGGCGCGAGGCGTATCGCGCGCTTTGA
- a CDS encoding ATPase, which produces MSLHPVLREKLEAGLLPALKIGSTLRDARLPALPNKVYAVIGMRRVGKTTFLRQLQDRRQHATAPERAVYVSFDDDRLAELPLTQLNLLLEEYYRNFPQWRRSEVVSWFFDEIQVVTGWERFIRRLLDTERVEIVVSGSSARLLSREVHTSLRGRGWETVIRPFSFREFLRHRGKEPNKPVAHFTAVERSLVEKEFREYLAVGGFPEAQGMAPPLRVQLLQGYVDTLLLRDVVERFQVTQVAALRWLTRHCLRNPAGPLSVYGLYRDLKAQGHGVAKDTLHALLAHLVDVFLVTAVSLSTDSERRRNSNPRKIYPADPGLVGAFDSSGRTNVGHRLETVVLNELERRKADVGYVRTAAGFEVDFHARFLAAGEALIQVCADPGDTNVTARELRALEDARREYPRAECLLLVLTQDQALEVLRIAGHGIRVDPVYQWLLDGASGA; this is translated from the coding sequence ATGAGCCTTCATCCGGTCCTTCGCGAGAAACTCGAAGCCGGGTTGCTGCCGGCTCTCAAGATCGGCTCGACGTTGCGGGATGCCCGTCTGCCGGCGCTGCCCAATAAGGTGTACGCGGTGATCGGTATGCGCCGCGTGGGGAAGACGACGTTCCTGCGTCAGTTGCAGGACCGGCGACAGCACGCCACTGCCCCCGAACGGGCCGTGTACGTGAGCTTCGATGACGATCGTCTGGCGGAACTCCCGCTTACGCAACTCAATCTCCTGCTCGAAGAATACTATCGGAACTTCCCGCAGTGGCGAAGAAGCGAGGTGGTGAGTTGGTTCTTCGATGAGATCCAGGTCGTAACCGGCTGGGAGCGTTTCATTCGGCGGCTGCTGGATACCGAGCGGGTGGAGATCGTTGTCTCGGGATCCTCGGCGCGGCTCCTCTCCCGTGAGGTCCATACGTCGCTTCGCGGCAGAGGTTGGGAGACCGTGATCCGGCCGTTCAGCTTCCGCGAATTCCTGCGTCATCGTGGCAAGGAACCGAATAAGCCGGTGGCCCATTTTACCGCCGTCGAGCGCTCGTTGGTGGAGAAGGAGTTTCGGGAGTATCTCGCAGTAGGCGGATTCCCGGAAGCACAGGGGATGGCCCCGCCGCTGCGGGTACAACTGCTCCAAGGGTACGTCGATACGCTCCTGCTGCGCGACGTGGTCGAGCGCTTCCAAGTAACGCAGGTGGCTGCCTTACGCTGGCTGACCCGGCATTGCCTGCGCAACCCGGCGGGGCCGCTCAGCGTGTACGGCCTCTACCGGGACCTGAAGGCCCAGGGACACGGCGTTGCCAAGGACACGCTGCACGCGCTGCTGGCGCACCTGGTCGATGTCTTCCTGGTGACGGCCGTCTCGCTCTCTACCGATTCTGAGCGTCGACGCAACTCCAACCCCCGCAAAATCTATCCGGCCGACCCCGGCCTGGTTGGGGCCTTCGACAGCAGCGGCCGTACCAATGTCGGCCATCGACTCGAGACTGTGGTGCTGAACGAACTCGAACGGCGTAAGGCGGATGTCGGATACGTCAGAACCGCAGCGGGGTTCGAAGTCGATTTCCACGCCCGTTTTCTTGCTGCGGGAGAGGCGCTCATCCAGGTGTGTGCCGATCCCGGCGACACGAACGTAACCGCTCGCGAGCTGCGAGCGCTCGAGGATGCGCGGCGTGAATACCCCCGCGCTGAGTGCCTGCTGCTGGTGCTTACCCAGGACCAGGCGTTAGAAGTATTGAGAATAGCCGGTCACGGGATTCGCGTGGATCCGGTCTACCAATGGCTGCTCGATGGGGCATCGGGCGCATGA